The following coding sequences lie in one Niabella agricola genomic window:
- a CDS encoding efflux transporter outer membrane subunit — protein MNYLSMKKRYALQYLLPVMAILVTAASCKVGQAYKRPEVALPQEFRAVATADTSSIADVQWNQFFTDPALQALITKGIGYNYDLQIALKRVAASEQTLKQAKLLQLPQLSFSVTGQTTNPSNNSLNGLSMNTFIKKDHIEDFNAALTLTWEADIWGKIRRQQEATMAGYLQTYEASKAVQTQIVAGIAQGYYNLLMLDEQLNIAKKNLALIDSTLNFTRLQRNAGEVTTLAVQQVEAQKQSTALLIPQLEQNIAIQENALSILTGSLPGPVERSKGLFNSNVPQWLTPGIPSAVLSRRPDVRAKEMELIAANARAGIAQANMYPSLSITAQGGLNSYLANNWFNIPASLFGTLLGNVTQPIFQQRQLKTQLETAKIQREQSVLEFRQSVLNAIGEVSDALVATEKLKEQKTIATDQADTLQLAIKNARLLFKSGMANYIEVLTAQSNVLQSELNLANIHRLQLSAAVDLYRSLGGGWK, from the coding sequence ATGAATTATTTAAGTATGAAAAAAAGATACGCCTTACAATACCTGCTGCCGGTGATGGCAATACTTGTTACGGCAGCATCCTGCAAGGTAGGACAAGCCTACAAGCGCCCGGAAGTGGCGCTGCCGCAGGAATTTCGCGCGGTGGCCACGGCCGATACCAGCAGCATTGCCGATGTGCAATGGAACCAGTTTTTTACGGACCCTGCCCTGCAGGCGCTCATCACCAAAGGCATCGGTTATAACTACGACCTGCAGATTGCCCTCAAGCGCGTGGCCGCTTCGGAGCAAACCCTAAAGCAGGCCAAATTGTTGCAACTGCCGCAGCTTAGCTTCAGCGTTACAGGGCAAACCACCAATCCGTCCAACAACAGTTTAAACGGGTTGAGCATGAACACCTTTATAAAGAAGGATCATATAGAAGATTTTAATGCCGCGCTCACCCTTACCTGGGAGGCCGATATCTGGGGAAAGATCCGCCGCCAGCAGGAAGCCACCATGGCCGGTTACCTGCAAACCTACGAGGCTTCAAAAGCCGTACAGACGCAGATCGTAGCCGGTATTGCACAAGGTTATTATAACCTGCTGATGCTGGATGAGCAACTGAACATTGCAAAAAAGAACCTGGCATTAATAGACAGTACACTCAACTTTACCCGCCTGCAACGCAACGCGGGTGAGGTTACCACCCTGGCGGTACAACAGGTAGAGGCACAGAAGCAATCCACGGCCCTGCTCATTCCGCAGCTGGAGCAGAACATTGCCATACAGGAAAATGCACTGAGCATTTTAACCGGCAGTTTGCCCGGGCCCGTAGAGCGCAGCAAGGGACTTTTTAACTCTAATGTGCCGCAGTGGTTAACACCCGGTATTCCTTCTGCCGTACTCAGCCGCAGGCCGGATGTACGGGCCAAGGAAATGGAGCTGATCGCCGCCAACGCCCGGGCCGGCATTGCCCAGGCCAATATGTACCCCAGCCTGTCCATCACCGCACAGGGGGGCCTAAACTCCTACCTGGCCAATAACTGGTTTAATATACCGGCATCGCTGTTTGGTACCTTATTGGGCAATGTTACCCAGCCCATCTTTCAGCAGCGCCAGTTAAAAACACAGCTGGAAACGGCAAAGATCCAGCGGGAGCAATCGGTATTGGAGTTCCGTCAATCGGTACTCAATGCCATTGGTGAAGTATCGGACGCACTGGTGGCTACTGAAAAATTAAAGGAGCAAAAGACCATTGCCACGGATCAGGCAGATACGTTACAACTGGCCATTAAAAATGCGCGCCTGCTGTTTAAAAGCGGTATGGCCAATTATATTGAAGTGCTCACCGCACAATCCAATGTATTGCAGTCGGAGCTTAACCTGGCCAATATTCACCGTTTGCAGCTGAGCGCTGCGGTAGATCTGTACCGCTCCCTTGGCGGCGGATGGAAATAA